A part of Deinococcus aerius genomic DNA contains:
- a CDS encoding nucleoside deaminase, whose amino-acid sequence MPVLPPEPAAHRPHLQEALRLAREAREAGSAPVGAVLVNARGEVIARGRNRVGEAQTPEHVGAASVAHAEMDVFFAVGKVKDAGTLTLYTSLEPCLMCGGASALLGVGRIVWATDDPWGGSGRLIKWSDHPAMQETDVVPCPDPELEREGARLFAPEAKRAFPEEGWALWRQRYPAETEGVEEETNA is encoded by the coding sequence ATGCCTGTTTTGCCCCCCGAGCCGGCGGCCCACCGTCCCCACCTTCAAGAGGCCCTGCGCCTGGCCCGCGAGGCGCGGGAGGCGGGCAGTGCCCCCGTCGGCGCCGTCCTCGTGAACGCGCGGGGCGAGGTGATCGCGCGGGGCCGCAACCGGGTGGGGGAGGCGCAGACCCCCGAACACGTGGGGGCCGCCAGCGTCGCCCACGCCGAGATGGACGTGTTTTTCGCGGTCGGCAAGGTGAAGGACGCGGGGACCCTGACCCTCTACACCAGCCTGGAGCCCTGCCTGATGTGCGGCGGGGCGAGTGCCCTGCTCGGGGTCGGGCGCATCGTCTGGGCCACCGACGACCCCTGGGGGGGCTCGGGCCGCCTCATCAAGTGGAGTGACCACCCCGCCATGCAGGAGACCGACGTGGTGCCCTGCCCCGACCCGGAGCTGGAGCGGGAGGGCGCCCGCCTCTTCGCCCCCGAGGCGAAACGGGCCTTCCCGGAGGAGGGCTGGGCGCTGTGGCGCCAGCGGTATCCCGCCGAGACGGAGGGCGTCGAGGAGGAAACGAACGCATGA
- a CDS encoding long-chain-fatty-acid--CoA ligase yields the protein MTRPWLDHYEEGVPRGWTPSNDVLPDLLRRTAEAFPGRAALGFLGATTTYRELWQDVGHFAAALQRIGVRPGERVSIMLPNCPQFVVAFYGALLAGATVVNTSPLYVASELEHQLRDSGSETLILLDAFYPRYSAVAGRVPVQRVIVTGIQDALPFPKSVLYPLKARREGHWVNVRAGGSVYAFRNLLRSPSTTPRPVTLRPDDVALLQYTGGTTGVPKGAMLTHGNLVANAEQARAWMTDLRPGQEVTLAAIPFFHVYGMTVAMNLSVLIGATIALVPNARDIKMVLSQIVASGATLFPGVPTLYNAINNHPDTRDFDLTTIRACISGSAPLPLETARQFRQTTGGANLVEGYGLTEASPITHVNPIYGEQREGSIGLPLPGVDALVVGEDGQPVPEGEVGELWVSGPNVMKGYWNRPDETAKVLREAHGQTWLLTGDMAVMDEAGYFRIVDRKKDLIIAGGYNIYPREVEEVLYAHPAVLEAAAVGVPDPYRGESVHAALALKPGMKATEAEIIAHCRLHLSPYKVPRSVEFRAELPKTAVGKILRRQLAEEARAARQVQAAG from the coding sequence ATGACGAGGCCCTGGCTGGACCATTACGAAGAAGGCGTTCCGCGCGGCTGGACCCCCAGCAACGACGTGCTGCCGGACCTGCTGCGCCGCACCGCCGAGGCCTTTCCTGGCCGCGCCGCCCTGGGCTTCCTGGGCGCGACGACGACCTACCGCGAGCTGTGGCAGGACGTGGGGCACTTCGCCGCCGCCCTCCAGCGGATCGGCGTGCGCCCCGGCGAGCGGGTCAGCATCATGCTGCCCAACTGCCCGCAGTTCGTGGTCGCCTTCTACGGGGCGCTGCTCGCCGGGGCGACGGTGGTGAACACCAGCCCGCTGTACGTGGCGAGTGAGCTGGAACACCAGCTCCGGGACAGCGGCAGCGAGACGCTGATCCTGCTCGACGCCTTCTACCCGCGCTACAGCGCCGTCGCGGGCCGGGTGCCGGTCCAGCGCGTGATCGTAACGGGCATCCAGGACGCGCTGCCCTTTCCCAAGAGCGTGCTGTACCCGCTCAAGGCGCGGCGGGAGGGCCACTGGGTGAACGTGCGGGCGGGGGGCTCGGTCTACGCCTTTCGGAACCTGCTGCGCTCGCCGTCCACCACGCCCCGGCCCGTGACCCTGCGCCCGGACGACGTGGCGCTGCTGCAATACACGGGCGGCACGACCGGCGTGCCCAAGGGCGCGATGCTCACGCACGGCAACCTCGTGGCGAACGCCGAGCAGGCGCGGGCCTGGATGACCGACCTGCGGCCCGGGCAGGAGGTGACGCTCGCCGCCATCCCCTTCTTCCACGTGTACGGCATGACCGTTGCCATGAACCTCAGCGTGCTGATCGGCGCGACCATCGCGCTCGTGCCCAATGCCCGCGACATCAAGATGGTGCTCTCGCAGATCGTGGCGAGCGGGGCGACCCTCTTTCCCGGGGTGCCCACCCTGTACAACGCGATCAACAACCACCCCGACACCAGGGACTTCGACCTCACGACCATCCGGGCCTGCATCAGTGGGAGCGCGCCCCTGCCGCTGGAGACGGCCCGCCAGTTCCGGCAGACCACGGGCGGCGCGAACCTGGTCGAGGGGTACGGCCTGACGGAAGCCAGCCCCATCACCCACGTCAACCCGATCTACGGCGAGCAGCGCGAGGGCAGCATCGGCCTGCCCCTGCCCGGCGTGGACGCCCTGGTGGTGGGCGAGGACGGCCAGCCCGTGCCGGAGGGTGAGGTCGGCGAGCTGTGGGTCTCCGGCCCAAACGTGATGAAGGGGTACTGGAACCGCCCCGACGAGACCGCGAAGGTGCTGCGCGAGGCGCACGGCCAGACCTGGCTGTTGACGGGTGACATGGCCGTGATGGACGAGGCGGGCTACTTCCGCATCGTGGACCGCAAGAAGGACCTCATCATCGCCGGGGGGTACAACATCTACCCGCGTGAGGTGGAGGAGGTGCTGTACGCCCACCCCGCCGTGCTGGAGGCCGCCGCCGTGGGCGTGCCCGACCCCTACCGCGGCGAGAGCGTCCACGCGGCCCTCGCCCTCAAGCCCGGAATGAAGGCGACGGAGGCGGAGATCATCGCCCACTGCCGCCTGCACCTCAGCCCCTACAAGGTGCCGCGCAGCGTGGAGTTCCGCGCCGAGCTGCCCAAAACAGCGGTCGGCAAGATCCTCCGGCGTCAGCTCGCCGAGGAGGCCCGGGCCGCGCGGCAGGTCCAGGCGGCGGGCTGA
- a CDS encoding response regulator: MCLMAYTILVADDEPAIRSMLEVILSADGHEIVAVPDGKAALDYLRENTPDAMLLDVQMPQMDGFEICSRVKRVKRLGKAPVLLLTALDDDQTRDHARLVGADDLVYKPLSGKNLRQRVNQLIQARRR, encoded by the coding sequence ATGTGTCTTATGGCGTATACCATCCTCGTCGCGGACGACGAACCGGCCATCCGGTCGATGCTGGAGGTCATTCTGTCGGCGGACGGGCACGAAATCGTGGCGGTGCCGGACGGCAAGGCGGCGCTCGACTACCTGCGGGAGAACACCCCCGACGCGATGCTGCTCGACGTGCAGATGCCCCAGATGGACGGCTTCGAGATCTGCTCGCGGGTCAAGCGGGTCAAGCGGCTGGGCAAGGCCCCCGTGCTGCTTCTCACCGCGCTGGACGACGACCAGACCCGCGACCATGCCCGGCTGGTGGGCGCCGACGACCTGGTGTACAAGCCGCTGAGCGGGAAGAACCTGCGCCAGCGCGTAAATCAGCTTATCCAGGCGCGGCGCCGCTGA